A single Micromonospora luteifusca DNA region contains:
- a CDS encoding glycoside hydrolase family 43 protein has product MTRTTVRRRGAAAIVLAAALLVPGCADSSEPTPTSSGSDPSMFTNPVVKTDAPDPQAIQVGDTWYLFHTNSEGRNVPVHTSTDLVDWTEAEDALPTLPDWADPGKTWAPEAIQLAPDKFLLYYTVAGRESGRQCVGRAVASAPQGPYRDDASGPLICQADLGGAIDASPFRDTDGSLWLLWKNDGNAIGVDTWLWSQRLADDGLTLVGEPTKLLKQTEPWEGTLIEGPFFHRQDGRLLLFFAANAYDRAEYAEGYAVCESPTGPCVKAAENPILKSRDGASGPGHASMVVKDGRTWLLYHAWPPGQEGSTDPGRQVWLDEVTWVDGKPVVNGPTAAPQPRP; this is encoded by the coding sequence ATGACGCGCACAACCGTCCGTCGACGTGGCGCGGCGGCGATCGTCCTCGCCGCCGCGTTGCTCGTTCCGGGCTGTGCCGACAGCAGCGAACCCACCCCCACGAGCAGCGGGAGCGACCCCAGCATGTTCACCAACCCCGTCGTGAAGACCGACGCCCCGGACCCGCAGGCCATTCAGGTGGGCGACACCTGGTACCTGTTCCACACCAACTCCGAGGGCCGCAACGTTCCGGTGCACACGTCGACGGACCTGGTCGACTGGACCGAGGCCGAGGACGCCCTGCCGACGCTGCCGGACTGGGCGGACCCCGGCAAGACCTGGGCACCCGAGGCGATCCAGCTGGCACCGGACAAGTTCCTGCTCTACTACACCGTCGCCGGGCGGGAGTCCGGGCGGCAGTGCGTCGGGCGGGCGGTGGCCAGCGCGCCGCAGGGGCCGTACCGGGACGACGCGAGCGGCCCGCTGATCTGCCAGGCCGACCTGGGCGGGGCGATCGACGCCAGCCCGTTCCGGGACACCGACGGCAGCCTCTGGCTGCTGTGGAAGAACGACGGCAACGCGATCGGGGTGGACACCTGGCTCTGGTCCCAGCGCCTCGCCGACGACGGCCTGACCCTCGTCGGCGAGCCGACGAAGCTGCTCAAGCAGACCGAGCCGTGGGAGGGCACCCTGATCGAGGGGCCGTTCTTCCACCGGCAGGACGGTCGGCTGCTCCTGTTCTTCGCCGCCAACGCCTATGACAGGGCGGAGTACGCCGAGGGCTACGCGGTCTGCGAGAGCCCGACCGGCCCGTGTGTGAAGGCCGCCGAGAACCCGATCCTGAAGAGCAGGGACGGTGCCTCGGGCCCCGGTCACGCCTCGATGGTCGTGAAGGACGGCCGGACGTGGCTGCTGTACCACGCCTGGCCGCCCGGCCAGGAGGGCAGCACCGACCCCGGCCGGCAGGTCTGGCTCGACGAGGTGACCTGGGTCGACGGCAAACCGGTGGTCAACGGTCCCACCGCGGCGCCACAGCCCCGCCCCTGA
- a CDS encoding amino acid permease, translating into MSVLRTKPIKDVIAQGEADGSDGQLGLKRRLGAVDLTGFGIGIVIGTGIFTLTGIEARDSAGPGVVISFAIAGLVALLAALCYAELASSVPTAGSAYTYAYATMGEIVAWIIGWDLLLEFALGAAVVARGWSGYLAELLDLPTRWFGEEGSTVNVGAIAIVLILGVVAIVGIRESARITNLLVLVKVAICIFVVVAGLFFVRAANLTPFIPPAEPAGGGDDGIKQPVTQALFGLEPSVFGFVGVLSAAAVVFFAYTGFEAVANLGEETRKPKRDLTLGLLGTLLISTVLYIGVSLVVVGMVPYTEIDRGAPIASAFESVGAGWAAVLVSIAAVAGLTSVILVDLVAMGRIGFAIARDGLIPPSIATVHPRWGTPYRISAIMTVAVALLAGFLPLSALADLVSIGALCAFVLVSIAVPILRRRRPDLERPFRVPFSPVLPIISALACFYLMLNLSVETWLRFLAWMLLGGLIYFGYGHRRNRLARHEPAVAPTPREPTA; encoded by the coding sequence ATGTCCGTGCTGCGGACAAAACCGATCAAGGACGTGATAGCCCAGGGTGAGGCCGACGGCAGCGACGGTCAGCTGGGGCTGAAGAGACGGCTCGGCGCGGTCGACCTCACCGGCTTCGGCATCGGCATCGTGATCGGCACCGGCATCTTCACGCTCACCGGCATCGAAGCCCGGGACAGCGCCGGGCCGGGCGTGGTGATCTCCTTCGCCATCGCCGGCCTGGTGGCCCTGCTCGCCGCGCTCTGCTACGCCGAGTTGGCGTCCAGCGTGCCGACCGCCGGCAGCGCCTACACCTACGCGTACGCGACGATGGGCGAGATCGTCGCCTGGATCATCGGCTGGGACCTGCTGCTGGAGTTCGCGCTCGGCGCCGCCGTGGTGGCGCGAGGTTGGTCCGGCTACCTCGCGGAACTGCTCGACCTGCCGACCCGATGGTTCGGCGAGGAGGGCAGCACGGTCAACGTCGGTGCCATCGCCATCGTGCTGATCCTCGGCGTCGTGGCGATCGTCGGCATTCGGGAATCCGCCCGCATCACCAACCTGTTGGTGCTGGTCAAGGTGGCCATCTGCATCTTCGTGGTGGTGGCCGGCCTGTTCTTCGTCAGGGCCGCCAACCTCACGCCGTTCATTCCCCCGGCCGAGCCCGCAGGCGGCGGCGACGACGGCATCAAGCAACCTGTCACGCAGGCGCTCTTCGGGCTGGAACCGTCGGTCTTCGGCTTCGTCGGGGTGCTCAGCGCCGCTGCCGTCGTCTTCTTCGCGTACACCGGCTTCGAGGCGGTGGCGAACCTGGGCGAGGAGACTCGCAAGCCCAAGCGGGACCTCACCCTGGGTCTGCTCGGCACGCTGCTGATCTCCACCGTGCTCTACATCGGTGTCTCGCTGGTGGTGGTCGGGATGGTGCCGTACACCGAGATCGACCGGGGCGCCCCGATCGCGTCGGCCTTCGAGTCGGTCGGCGCGGGCTGGGCGGCCGTGCTGGTCTCCATCGCCGCCGTCGCGGGCCTGACCAGCGTCATCCTGGTCGACCTGGTGGCGATGGGCCGGATCGGCTTCGCCATCGCCCGGGACGGGTTGATCCCGCCCTCGATCGCGACCGTGCACCCGCGCTGGGGCACCCCGTACCGGATCTCGGCGATCATGACGGTCGCGGTAGCGCTGCTCGCCGGATTCCTGCCGCTGTCCGCGTTGGCCGACCTGGTCAGCATCGGCGCGCTCTGCGCGTTCGTGCTCGTGTCGATCGCGGTGCCGATCCTGCGCCGCAGGCGCCCGGACCTGGAACGACCATTCCGGGTGCCGTTCTCCCCGGTGCTGCCGATCATCTCGGCGCTGGCCTGCTTCTACCTGATGCTCAACCTGTCGGTGGAAACCTGGCTGCGGTTCCTCGCCTGGATGCTGCTCGGCGGGCTGATCTACTTCGGCTACGGCCACCGCCGCAACCGGCTGGCCCGACACGAGCCCGCCGTCGCTCCGACCCCCCGTGAGCCGACCGCCTGA
- a CDS encoding glycoside hydrolase family 10 protein — MKPTRLAAAGLITTLLGSLVAATPANATPGPASTSSTSSTTCTTDPATPKRQFRAMWISSVVNIDWPSKASQTSPDQVAAQQTEYRELLDLAERLNHNAVVVQVRPTADALWPSPYEPWSEYLTGIRGKDPGWDPLAFLVDEAHRRNLEFHAWFNPYRVSMPAPGGAGADLAQLAPNHPARQHPDWTFAYPPAGVAGSRLYYNPGIPEVREFVQTAMMDAVSRYDIDGVHFDDYFYPYPSGTYQVPDDATFAAHNRGFTDRADWRRDNINLLVQEMSGKIKAAKPWVKFGVSPFGIWRNKAADPLGSDTTGSQSYDIISADTRKWIKQEWIDYVVPQLYWYIGQYPAADYARLVPWWAETVRGTHVQLYIGQADYKSGDPAYGPYWQNPSELSDHLTLNRAYPEVQGNVHFSAVQVRANRLGATDIYAAEHYSRPALVPAMPQLPARPLLFPVVTKAARPADGVRLTWRQPADGVGPLGTATSYAIYRFDGTAVPGRCGTADAAHLVDTVRATPGGSQSWVDTSAVPGRRYTYQLTALDRSANESPTSPPAFVLR, encoded by the coding sequence ATGAAGCCAACTCGCCTCGCAGCCGCCGGGCTGATCACCACCCTGCTCGGCAGCCTCGTCGCCGCCACCCCCGCGAACGCGACACCCGGCCCAGCCAGCACCTCAAGCACCTCAAGCACCACCTGCACCACCGACCCGGCCACGCCGAAACGGCAGTTCCGCGCCATGTGGATCTCGTCGGTGGTCAACATCGACTGGCCCAGCAAGGCGTCCCAGACCAGCCCGGACCAGGTCGCCGCCCAGCAGACCGAGTATCGGGAACTGCTCGACCTCGCCGAGCGGCTGAACCACAACGCAGTCGTGGTGCAGGTCCGGCCCACCGCCGACGCGCTCTGGCCCTCGCCGTACGAGCCGTGGTCGGAATACCTGACCGGCATCCGTGGGAAGGACCCAGGCTGGGATCCCCTAGCCTTCCTGGTCGACGAGGCCCACCGGCGCAACCTGGAATTCCACGCCTGGTTCAACCCGTACCGTGTCTCGATGCCGGCACCCGGCGGCGCCGGCGCGGACCTCGCCCAGCTCGCCCCCAACCACCCGGCCCGGCAGCATCCGGACTGGACCTTCGCCTACCCGCCGGCCGGCGTGGCCGGCAGCCGGCTCTACTACAACCCCGGCATCCCCGAGGTCCGCGAGTTCGTGCAGACCGCGATGATGGACGCGGTCAGCCGGTACGACATCGACGGCGTGCACTTCGACGACTACTTCTACCCCTACCCCAGTGGCACCTACCAGGTGCCGGACGACGCCACCTTCGCGGCCCACAATCGGGGCTTCACCGACCGGGCGGACTGGCGGCGCGACAACATCAACCTGCTGGTCCAGGAGATGAGCGGCAAGATCAAGGCGGCGAAGCCGTGGGTGAAGTTCGGGGTCAGCCCGTTCGGCATCTGGCGCAACAAGGCCGCCGACCCGCTCGGCTCGGACACCACGGGCAGCCAGTCGTACGACATCATCTCCGCCGACACCCGTAAGTGGATCAAGCAGGAGTGGATCGACTACGTGGTGCCGCAGCTCTACTGGTACATCGGCCAGTACCCGGCGGCCGACTACGCGCGACTCGTGCCGTGGTGGGCCGAGACCGTGCGGGGCACCCACGTGCAGCTCTACATCGGCCAGGCCGACTACAAGAGCGGGGACCCGGCGTACGGGCCGTACTGGCAGAACCCGAGTGAACTCTCCGACCACCTGACGCTCAATCGGGCGTACCCGGAGGTGCAGGGCAACGTGCACTTCTCGGCCGTGCAGGTGCGGGCCAACCGGCTCGGTGCCACCGACATCTACGCGGCCGAGCACTACTCCCGCCCGGCGCTCGTACCAGCCATGCCGCAACTGCCGGCCCGCCCACTGCTCTTCCCGGTGGTCACCAAGGCAGCACGGCCGGCTGACGGAGTACGACTGACCTGGCGCCAGCCGGCTGACGGCGTCGGACCGCTCGGCACCGCCACCTCGTACGCGATCTACCGGTTCGACGGCACCGCGGTTCCCGGTCGGTGCGGCACCGCGGACGCCGCACACCTGGTCGACACCGTCCGGGCCACCCCGGGCGGCTCCCAGTCCTGGGTGGACACCTCAGCCGTTCCCGGCCGGCGCTACACCTACCAGCTGACCGCGCTGGATCGATCGGCCAACGAGAGCCCGACAAGCCCCCCGGCCTTCGTCCTGCGCTGA
- a CDS encoding phospholipase, with product MPRRLATLFASGALALLATLAIASPAAAVTPAQRLSVLSSWTQTSASSYNSWNSARVNRAPWAEYNFNWSTDYCSSSPDNPLGFTFNLGCYRHDFGYRNYKAVGQFPANKSRLDSAFYEDLKRVCATYNSIVRPACYSLAWTYYQAVSLFGSLAAVQQADIDRAAQLKATAERRTTPRA from the coding sequence GTGCCCCGACGTCTCGCCACCCTGTTCGCCTCGGGCGCGCTCGCGCTGCTAGCCACCCTCGCCATCGCCTCCCCCGCCGCCGCCGTCACCCCCGCCCAGCGGCTCTCCGTGCTGTCCAGTTGGACCCAGACCAGCGCCTCCAGCTACAACTCCTGGAACAGCGCCCGGGTCAATCGGGCCCCCTGGGCCGAGTACAACTTCAACTGGTCCACCGACTACTGCTCGTCCAGCCCGGACAACCCGCTCGGGTTCACCTTCAACCTGGGCTGCTACCGGCACGACTTCGGCTACCGCAACTACAAGGCGGTCGGCCAGTTCCCCGCCAACAAGTCCCGACTGGACAGCGCCTTCTACGAGGACCTGAAGCGCGTCTGCGCCACGTACAACTCGATCGTCCGGCCGGCCTGCTACAGCCTGGCCTGGACCTACTACCAGGCGGTCAGCCTCTTCGGATCGCTGGCGGCCGTACAGCAGGCCGACATCGACCGCGCCGCCCAACTGAAGGCCACCGCCGAACGCCGCACCACCCCCCGCGCCTAA